In a genomic window of Erinaceus europaeus chromosome 12, mEriEur2.1, whole genome shotgun sequence:
- the LLGL2 gene encoding LLGL scribble cell polarity complex component 2 isoform X4 — MRRFLRSGHDPTRERLKRDLFQFNKTVEHGFPHQPSALGYSPSLRILAIGTRSGAVKLYGAPGVEFMGLHRENNAVMQIHFLPGQCQLITLLDDNSLHLWSLKVKGGVSELHEDECFTLRGPPGAAPSATQITVVLPHSSRELLYLGTESGNVFVVQLPAFHTLEDQTISSEAVLQRLPEEARHRRVFEMVEALQEHPRDPSQILIGYSRGLIVIWDLQDRRVLCHVLSSQQLENASWQRDGRLIVSCHSDGSYCQWPVSADSQQPEPLRSCVPYGPFPCKAITKVFWLTTKQGLPFTVFQGGMPRASYGDRHCISVVHNGQQTAFDFTSRVIDFTVLIEADPAAAFDEPYALVVLAEEELVVIDLKAAGWPSVQPPYLASLHCSAITCSHHVSNIPLKLWERVITAGSRQNTHFSTMEWPIDGGTSLAPAPPQRDLLLTGHEDGTVRFWDASGVCLRLLYRLGTAQVFDTDTDPNDNLNPQGEEDWPPLRKVGSFDPYSDDPRLGIQKIFLCKYSGYLAVAGTAGQVLVLELNDEAAEQAVEQVEADLLQDQEGYRWKGHERLCARSGPVHFEPGFQPFVLVQCQPPAVVTSLALHSEWRLVAFGTSHGFGLFDHQQRRQVFVKCTLHPSDQLALEGPLSRVKSLKKSLRQSFRRIRRSRVSNRKRRPAGLMGEAPESSTRAERAGLQNMELAPVQRKIEARSAEDSFTGFVRTLYFADTYLRDSSRHCPSLWAGTNGGTVYAFSLRVPPADRRMDEPVRAEQVKEIQLMHRAPVVGILVLDGHSVPLPEPLEVAHDLSKSPDMQGSHQLLVVSEEQFKVFTLPKVSAKLKLKLTALEGSRVRRVSVAHFSSCRAEDYGEHHLAVLTNLGDVQVVSLPLLKPQVRYSCIRREDVSGIASCVFTKYGQGFYLISPSEFERFSLSTKWLIEPRCLVDPAETKNHSQPRNSSGTKRASGQARNSGSQSDGEERRPGLVMEHALLNDERVLKEIQSTLEGDHGRMSKMWSQ, encoded by the exons ATGAGGCGCTTCCTGAGGTCGGGACATGACCCTACGCGGGAGCGGCTCAAGCGTGACCTCTTCCAGTTCAACAAG ACGGTGGAGCATGGCTTCCCACACCAGCCCAGCGCCCTTGGCTACAGCCCTTCCCTTCGAATCCTGGCCATTGGCACCCGCTCTGGAGCCGTCAAGCT CTACGGTGCCCCAGGGGTGGAGTTCATGGGGCTGCACCGGGAGAACAATGCTGTCATGCAGATCCACTTCCTGCCTGGCCAG TGCCAGCTGATCACCCTGCTGGATGACAACAGCTTGCACCTGTGGAGCCTGAAGGTCAAAGGTGGGGTGTCAGAGCTGCACGAAGATGAGTGCTTCACACTACGGGGACCCCCTGG GGCTGCCCCCAGCGCCACGCAGATCACCGTGGTCCTGCCTCATTCCTCCCGAGAGCTGCTCTACCTGGGCACCGAGAGTGGCAACGTGTTTGTGGTGCAGCTGCCAGCCTTCCACACACTGGAGGACCAAACCATCAGCTCAGAGGCTGTGCTGCAGCG GTTGCCAGAAGAGGCCCGCCACCGACGAGTATTCGAGATGGTGGAGGCTCTGCAGGAACACCCCCGGGACCCCAGTCAGATCCTTATCGGCTATAGCCGGGGTCTCATTGTCATCTGGGACCTGCAGGACAGACGTGTGCTCTGCCATGTGCTCAGCAGTCAG CAACTGGAGAACGCCAGCTGGCAGCGTGACGGCCGCCTGATTGTCAGCTGCCATTCCGACGGCAGCTATTGCCAGTGGCCTGTGTCTGCAGACTCCCAGCAACCAGAGCCCCTGCGCAGCTGTGTGCCTTACG gtCCTTTCCCTTGTAAAGCTATCACCAAAGTGTTCTGGCTGACTACTAAGCAGGG GTTGCCCTTCACCGTCTTCCAGGGTGGCATGCCGCGGGCCAGCTATGGGGACCGCCACTGCATCTCAGTGGTCCACAATGGCCAGCAGACAGCCTTCGACTTCACATCCCGAGTTATCGACTTCACTGTCCTCATCGAGGCAGACCCTGCAGCTG ccttcGATGAGCCCTACGCTCTGGTGGTGCTGGCCGAGGAGGAGCTGGTGGTGATTGACCTGAAAGCGGCTGGGTGGCCATCGGTCCAGCCCCCCTACCTGGCCTCTCTACACTGCTCAGCCATCACCTGCTCCCACCATGTCTCCAACATCCCCCTGAAGCTGTGGGAACGGGTCATCACTGCTGGCAGCCGGCAGAACACACACTTCTCCACCATG GAGTGGCCCATCGATGGCGGCACCAGCCTAGCCCCGGCCCCACCTCAGCGGGACCTGCTGCTCACAGG GCACGAAGATGGCACAGTGCGCTTCTGGGACGCCTCAGGCGTCTGCCTGAGACTGCTCTACAGGCTCGGCACCGCACAGGTGTTCGATACCGACACGGACCCCAACGACAACCTCAACCCCCAGGGCGAGGAAGACTGGCCCCCCCTCCGCAAA gtgggctcctttgacccctacAGTGACGACCCACGGCTGGGCATCCAGAAGATTTTCCTCTGCAAATATAGCGGCTACCTGGCTGTGGCTGGCACGGCGGGACAG GTGTTGGTGCTGGAGCTGAACGACGAGGCGGCAGAGCAGGCCGTGGAACAGGTGGAGGCCGACCTGCTGCAGGACCAGGAGGGCTACCGCTGGAAGGGGCACGAGCGCCTGTGTGCCCGCTCGGGGCCTGTGCATTTCGAGCCTGGCTTCCAGCCTTTTGTGCTGGTGCAGTGTCAGCCTCCAGCTGTGGTCACCTCTTTGGCCCTGCACTCCGAGTGGCGGCTCGTGGCCTTCGGCACCAGCCATGGCTTCGGCCTCTTTGACCACCAGCAACGGCGGCAAGTCTTTGTCAA GTGCACACTGCACCCCAGTGACCAGCTAGCCCTGGAGGGCCCACTGTCCCGTGTGAAGTCCCTAAAGAAGTCCCTGCGCCAGTCCTTCCGCCGGATACGTCGCAGCCGGGTGTCCAACCGGAAGCGGCGGCCAGCTGGCCTCATGGGAGAG GCACCCGAGAGCAGCACCAGAGCAGAGCGGGCTGGCCTGCAGAACATGGAATTGGCACCTGTGCAGCGCAAGATCGAGGCCCGCTCAGCAGAAGACTCCTTCACAGGCTTTGTTCGGACTCTCTACTTCGCTGACACCTACCTGAGAGACA GCTCCCGCCACTGCCCCTCACTGTGGGCCGGCACCAATGGCGGTACCGTTTACGCCTTTTCCTTGCGTGTGCCCCCTGCCGACCGAAGGATGGATGAGCCAGTGCGGGCAGAGCAAG TCAAGGAGATCCAGCTGATGCACCGTGCACCTGTGGTGGGCATCCTGGTGCTCGATGGGCACAGTGTGCCCCTACCTGAACCCCTGGAAGTGGCACACGACTTGTCGAAGAGCCCAGACATGCAGGGAAGCCACCAGCTGCTTGTTGTGTCCGAGGAGCAATTCAAG gtgttcacGCTGCCCAAGGTGAGCGCCAAGCTGAAGCTGAAGCTGACTGCCCTGGAGGGCTCTCGCGTGCGGCGGGTCAGCGTGGCCCACTTCAGCAGCTGCCGAGCAGAGGACTATGGGGAGCACCACCTGGCTGTCCTAACCAACCTGGGGGACGTCCAAGTGGTGTCGCTGCCCCTGCTCAAGCCCCAGGTGCGATACAGTTGCATCCGCCGGGAGGACGTCAGCGGTATCGCCTCCTGCGTCTTCACTAAGTATGGCCAAG GATTCTACCTAATCTCACCCTCGGAGTTTGAacgcttctctctctctaccaaatgGCTCATTGAGCCCCGCTGTCTGGTGGATCCAGCAGAAACCAAGAATCACAGTCAACCCCGTAACAGCTCAGGCACCAAAAGGGCCTCGGGCCAAGCCAG GAACTCAGGGAGTCAGAGTGATGGAGAAG AGAGGAGGCCTGGCCTGGTGATGGAGCACGCTCTGCTCAATGATGAGA GGGTCCTGAAGGAGATCCAGAGCACGCTGGAGGGAGACCATGG CAGAATGAGCAAGATGTGGTCCCAATAG